TCGGTCACCATGGCCAGTTATCCGGACCTACACGGTTTAGTCATCCTCAAAACGGGTAACTATACGGCCCGGCACGGCAACACGGCAATGAGTTCCGTGGGCTACCTGGGTTACAGCATCACGGCGGGCATCATTCTCGGAAATTACCCGTTAGGAGAAGAGCTGTGCCGGGTGGCCATTGCCCTGGCGGACAAATACGGTAACAGCGCTTCCAGCAGCATCATTTATTTTGTGGCCGGGGCCCTGATTTCCCATTGGACCAGGCCTGCCCGGGAGGGCCTTGCTTACTTGGAGGAAGCGGTGCGACACGGCGTCGAAGCAGGGGATGTGCTGATCATGGGGTATGCCCAGGTGCTGCTCCTGGAAATGCCCTACTGGATGGGCCTTCCCTTGGAAGAATTCAAGCAGCTGGTGCACCGGAAGGGACGGATTGCCCGGCAGCTTAAGCATGACAATTTACTGAACAATGTGGCCCTCTATGAGAAACTGGTGTCCCTGTTGCAGGAGAGGGAGGAGGGCGAAACCCCGCCGGGCATCAAAGCCGCCCGGTGGCAAGAAAGCGGGGTACGGGAAATTGTTCAAAAGGACGGCGCCTCTTTGGGCACCTATCATATTCTGGACTTGTATTTAAACTACCTGGCCGGGAATTATGCGGCGGCTCTCCAAGCGGCGGAGCAAGTTTATCCTTTCATGGGTTCCATCCAGGGGTTCCTGATTAGCGCGGAGTTCGTGTTCTATCACTCCCTGGCCATTGCGGCATGTTTCCGGGAGCTCCCTGCTTGCGAACGGAGGAGGTACCGGCGGATCTTTCGCAAAAACCTGCGGCAGGTCGAGAAATGGGCTTCTTTCTGCCCGGAGAATTTTGCCCATAAACACTGGCTGCTGGCGGCGGAAAAAGCCCGGCTGGAAGGCCGCGTGGAAGAGGCCATGGGTCTCTACGACCGGGCCGCCCAATCGGCGCAAGAAAACGGTTACCGGCAGAACCAGGCCCTGGCCTGCGAGCTGGCGGCGAAGTTTTACTTATCCTTAGGCCTGAAAAGGGTGGCCGGCGCTTATATGGAAGATGCTTTCCGCGGGTACTGCCGCTGGGGGGCTTTCGCCAAAGCGGACCAGCTGGCGGCTTGTTACCCGGACTTGCTGGCCGGGGCGCGCCGGCCCGGAGAAACCTTAGAGGAAGCCCCCGCTGCTGTAAGAGAAGGGGTGGCCGGATTGGTGATGCCCGGAGCAGGCGAAATCACGGCCGGTATGGGAATGCTGCAGTTGGCCGGTGAAGCGGCGGCCGCCGCCGGTGAGGCCGGCATTCAAAAGCTGTTTGCCGCTTTCTTGGCTCATGCCATGAAAGTACTGGGGGCGGATAAGGGCTACCTGATCATGGAAAAGAGCGACGAGTTTTTTGTGGAGCTAGCGAGGGAAAACCACCGGGAGCTGCCGGCGGAGCAGGCGGTACCCTTGGAAGAGTTTCCCCTGCTCCCTAAAGCCGTCATCCGGTATGTGGCCAGGACCCTGAAAACCGTCGCTTTTAACCACCGGGAGCAGTGGGGCATCTTTGCTGTGGACCCCTACCTGGCGGAGTACAATCCCAAGTCCGTGGTCTGCTTGCCCTTGCTGTTTCAGGGCATACCTTACGGCGTCGCCTATTTTGAAAACAGCATACTGCCGGGGGTATTCGGGGAAGAACAACTGGAAGCAGTGAAATTGATGGCTGCCCAGATGGCTTATGTGAACCAGGTGAAATCCTACTTGATGCACCGGGGAGAGCGGCTGCAGAAGAAAGGCAACGGCCAGTTGGTAGAACCCCTGTCGGAGCGGGAATTGGAAGTATTGCGTTTAATTGCGGCCGGGCTGTCTAATAAAGAAATAGCGGAAAGGCTGGATATGACCGTCAACACGGCCAAAACCCACATCAGGAACATCTACGGGAAATTGCAGGTGAACCGGAGGGTACAAGCGGTGGAAAAGGCCAAGCAGATGCATATATTGTAGACCGGAGCCGTCCTCGGCTGCCGTTGTCCAGGCAGGGGAGGACGGCTTTTTTGCGGGTCTCACCCATTTGGGTGATGTGTTTCGCCCCTGTTTGTTCTATGCTTAGATTGATG
This sequence is a window from Clostridia bacterium. Protein-coding genes within it:
- a CDS encoding GAF domain-containing protein is translated as SVTMASYPDLHGLVILKTGNYTARHGNTAMSSVGYLGYSITAGIILGNYPLGEELCRVAIALADKYGNSASSSIIYFVAGALISHWTRPAREGLAYLEEAVRHGVEAGDVLIMGYAQVLLLEMPYWMGLPLEEFKQLVHRKGRIARQLKHDNLLNNVALYEKLVSLLQEREEGETPPGIKAARWQESGVREIVQKDGASLGTYHILDLYLNYLAGNYAAALQAAEQVYPFMGSIQGFLISAEFVFYHSLAIAACFRELPACERRRYRRIFRKNLRQVEKWASFCPENFAHKHWLLAAEKARLEGRVEEAMGLYDRAAQSAQENGYRQNQALACELAAKFYLSLGLKRVAGAYMEDAFRGYCRWGAFAKADQLAACYPDLLAGARRPGETLEEAPAAVREGVAGLVMPGAGEITAGMGMLQLAGEAAAAAGEAGIQKLFAAFLAHAMKVLGADKGYLIMEKSDEFFVELARENHRELPAEQAVPLEEFPLLPKAVIRYVARTLKTVAFNHREQWGIFAVDPYLAEYNPKSVVCLPLLFQGIPYGVAYFENSILPGVFGEEQLEAVKLMAAQMAYVNQVKSYLMHRGERLQKKGNGQLVEPLSERELEVLRLIAAGLSNKEIAERLDMTVNTAKTHIRNIYGKLQVNRRVQAVEKAKQMHIL